Genomic segment of Planctomycetia bacterium:
CTCCATCACACCCTCCTTCCCCAGCCGTCATGGCCAACGGAAGAGTGGTGTACAAAAAGAGTTACGCCAGGTCAATCACAAGAGACAGTGGAACTACTAAACTACGATTCGCACGACCCACTGCGCCAACGCCAGCCCCAATAAGCTCCACAAGCCCCAAGTGAGCCAGCGCCAGTTAAGCTCTTCTTCCCCTCGATCCAAGCGGCGTATCTGCCAAGCGCGATACGGCACCTGGAAGAGGAACGCCAAGAATACCAATGGGCTGACCGGATTGAAACGCAATGCCGCCGCGAGATCGCCGTGCGCAATCGATACGAACGCGCGGGTCAGGCCGCAACTCGGGCAATCCAGTCCGGTCCAGGAGCGAAAGCGGCAACTGGGCGGCAGGACTTTGTCAAATCCGCGGATGGCGACTTGCGTCGGACTGCGAACTTCCAAGGCGAACGCCAATACGAT
This window contains:
- a CDS encoding DUF2752 domain-containing protein translates to MSTAEPDIATDEAAIERQYRRTRRLHHLMILVGVVIVIVLAFALEVRSPTQVAIRGFDKVLPPSCRFRSWTGLDCPSCGLTRAFVSIAHGDLAAALRFNPVSPLVFLAFLFQVPYRAWQIRRLDRGEEELNWRWLTWGLWSLLGLALAQWVVRIVV